One genomic segment of Paenibacillus xylanexedens includes these proteins:
- a CDS encoding extracellular solute-binding protein, with the protein MRKNKFMLLSLVFAVLLVIAACSSAPTAQPEPEKTTPQEEQKPAETEPKNENSTPEMDFDMGGRTIKVVAWWDMEIQGNNPDNIQRLENLEALKKKHNFNIEYVSIDFGEYQEKVVASLMAGEPLGDLVRLGKNYAIPALTKQDLLWPVDDYIKNDKVFNQKTTKEYMQYEGKGYGFTEDQSSFINGIFYNRTLMQELGLKPLQEYVDADEWNWDTFISVAKQANKDRNNDGKLDTWGLAQTGLLEPILYSNEASLTKEDKQNLEDPKTKEALNFLSKLATEKVGRASEGGDWTEPSTFFRQGNTLMYSGAMYEVEGIMTDMKDYDIGFVPFPKGPSATAYHSGESRYQAITIPKAVENPEQLMYIWEKINEIESIYEYPGQSTLETHLTDEADINNAREVAEGMLVLDHNTFPSLPFWDFDGELKEGVSVSTLIEKYKAPFQAAIDEVYK; encoded by the coding sequence ATGAGAAAAAACAAGTTCATGCTACTGAGCCTGGTATTTGCGGTCTTGTTGGTAATTGCTGCATGCAGTTCTGCACCTACCGCTCAACCCGAGCCGGAAAAGACAACACCACAGGAGGAACAAAAACCCGCGGAAACCGAGCCAAAGAATGAAAACTCCACGCCAGAAATGGACTTTGACATGGGTGGCAGAACGATCAAGGTTGTTGCTTGGTGGGACATGGAAATACAGGGGAACAACCCAGACAACATTCAACGCCTTGAGAATCTCGAAGCACTGAAGAAAAAACACAACTTTAATATTGAATATGTTTCCATCGATTTTGGTGAATATCAGGAAAAAGTAGTTGCTTCCCTGATGGCCGGTGAACCGCTTGGCGATCTGGTGAGACTGGGCAAAAACTATGCCATTCCGGCATTGACCAAACAGGATCTGTTATGGCCGGTGGATGATTATATTAAAAACGACAAGGTATTTAATCAGAAAACAACCAAAGAATACATGCAGTATGAAGGCAAAGGTTACGGCTTTACCGAGGACCAGTCCTCGTTTATCAACGGAATTTTCTATAATCGCACACTCATGCAAGAGCTCGGCTTGAAGCCACTTCAGGAGTATGTAGATGCCGATGAATGGAACTGGGATACGTTCATCAGTGTTGCCAAGCAAGCGAACAAAGATCGAAACAATGATGGTAAGCTAGACACTTGGGGACTCGCTCAAACGGGCTTGCTGGAACCTATTCTGTATTCCAACGAGGCTTCTCTGACCAAAGAGGATAAGCAGAACCTGGAAGATCCAAAAACGAAAGAAGCGTTGAACTTCCTGTCCAAACTGGCTACCGAGAAGGTCGGCAGAGCTTCTGAGGGCGGCGATTGGACAGAGCCATCCACGTTCTTCCGTCAAGGCAACACCTTGATGTATTCAGGTGCCATGTACGAAGTCGAAGGTATTATGACGGATATGAAGGACTATGATATTGGTTTTGTACCGTTTCCAAAAGGTCCAAGTGCAACAGCGTATCACTCCGGTGAGTCACGTTACCAAGCTATAACAATTCCAAAAGCGGTAGAGAATCCGGAACAACTGATGTACATCTGGGAGAAAATTAATGAGATCGAATCGATCTATGAGTATCCAGGACAATCCACATTGGAGACACATCTGACCGATGAAGCAGATATCAACAACGCCAGAGAGGTTGCGGAAGGTATGTTGGTTCTCGACCATAACACATTCCCGTCCTTGCCGTTCTGGGATTTTGATGGGGAACTCAAAGAAGGGGTATCCGTATCTACGCTGATCGAGAAATACAAGGCTCCTTTCCAGGCTGCGATTGATGAGGTTTACAAATAA
- a CDS encoding extracellular solute-binding protein, translating to MRSRKKKGLILVLVLALVLSIWTLYPSRDRNPGTVHALEDFEAVSGTEDSFSYEHYLTAHDNTAKPDEIVRIEGESYVQAEDGEFEVVQGYAGLDGSAVITPETGTIRWDVPVQVSGLYNIRIHYYPVEGKSSGIERRLELNGKVPFRGADILLFDRVWGNREDNVRQDDRGNELRPRQVEQPEWQLTSFKDSAGYFEEPFQFYFEKGNQEFSLTSLRESMAIDYIELYQENEVPSYTELEKTYASLGLKQAAPVMLKVQGEEAVSKSSPTLAPISDRSSPSLEPYNVSKIRMNAIGGINWKLPGEWIEWEIDVPEDGLYQIALKVKQDQLRGIYATRSLTINGEVPFKEMKRIRFNYSPAWQTQVLGSGEDQPYQFHLEKGKHRIRMTVTLGDIAPLLRTVESSVLELNEMYRKILMITSNSPDPLRDYQLERRIPEMTEVFERQADTLRSVADYLEKATGEQSDKVAVLHAMVLQLEDMAARPETVPKRLDTFKINVGGLGTWILSVREQPITLDYLVVSPPGESLPKAEASTVQQVKHELGAYVASYTEDYDSIGNVEQKKDAITVWITTGRDQAQVLKGMIDDSFTPDTDVSVQLRLVPPNILLPATLSGEGPDVAMQMGEDIPVNYAMRNATADLSQFPDFEEISGRFRESGLTPYRYNDGVYALPEQQHFPMLFYRKDILNELGLEPPKTWQDVYNAIAVLQKHNMEFYLPIEDTLNNANLVPNSTFAMLLYQNDGTFYTEDQKKSALNSEISMDAFKRWTQFYTNYKFPLKADFPNRFRTGEMPIGIADYTTYNMLTVMAPEIRNLWDFTIVPGTQLPDGSIRHEVASATSAVMMLENADNKEAAWKFMKWWTDEQTQIEYGREMEGLMGAAARYPTANIEALKQLPWPVKDYQNLEKQWEWVQGIPQLPGGYFTGRHLDNAFRKVVNANENPREALSDYVLYIDDEIELKRKEFNLK from the coding sequence ATGCGGTCACGTAAGAAAAAGGGACTAATCCTGGTGCTTGTCCTGGCCTTGGTGCTCTCCATATGGACACTATATCCATCGCGGGATCGTAATCCGGGAACGGTACATGCGCTTGAGGACTTTGAGGCGGTATCGGGAACCGAGGATTCATTCAGTTATGAGCATTATCTGACTGCTCATGACAATACGGCCAAACCGGATGAAATTGTACGCATCGAAGGCGAATCTTATGTTCAGGCAGAGGATGGGGAATTTGAGGTTGTGCAAGGGTACGCCGGATTAGACGGAAGTGCCGTGATTACGCCGGAAACTGGAACCATTCGCTGGGATGTTCCCGTTCAAGTGAGCGGTTTGTACAACATTCGCATTCACTATTATCCCGTAGAAGGCAAAAGCTCCGGGATCGAACGCAGGCTTGAACTTAATGGTAAGGTCCCGTTCAGAGGGGCCGATATTCTTCTGTTTGACAGGGTATGGGGGAATCGCGAGGATAACGTCCGGCAGGACGATCGTGGCAACGAGCTTAGACCAAGACAAGTGGAACAGCCCGAATGGCAACTGACTTCCTTCAAGGACAGTGCAGGGTACTTCGAGGAACCGTTTCAGTTTTATTTTGAAAAAGGCAATCAGGAGTTCTCGCTCACTTCATTAAGAGAAAGCATGGCGATTGATTATATCGAGCTGTACCAGGAAAATGAAGTCCCGTCCTATACAGAGCTGGAGAAGACCTATGCCTCACTCGGCTTGAAACAAGCGGCTCCTGTCATGCTGAAAGTACAGGGGGAGGAAGCTGTCAGCAAATCATCCCCTACACTGGCACCCATCTCGGACCGATCAAGCCCTTCACTCGAGCCTTATAATGTATCGAAAATTCGGATGAACGCTATCGGGGGCATTAACTGGAAGCTGCCGGGCGAATGGATTGAATGGGAAATTGACGTGCCTGAAGACGGATTGTATCAAATCGCGCTTAAGGTGAAGCAGGATCAATTGCGTGGCATCTATGCCACCCGCAGCCTGACGATTAACGGCGAAGTTCCGTTTAAGGAAATGAAACGCATTCGATTTAACTACAGCCCGGCCTGGCAAACTCAGGTGTTGGGATCGGGAGAAGATCAGCCATATCAGTTTCATCTGGAAAAAGGGAAACACCGCATCCGAATGACGGTTACACTTGGCGACATCGCTCCGCTGCTGCGGACCGTGGAATCCAGTGTGCTGGAACTGAATGAGATGTATCGCAAAATATTAATGATCACCTCCAACAGTCCGGACCCACTGCGGGATTACCAGCTGGAACGGCGTATTCCGGAGATGACGGAGGTGTTTGAACGACAAGCTGACACCTTGCGCTCCGTTGCAGATTACCTGGAAAAAGCCACGGGTGAGCAAAGTGACAAAGTGGCCGTACTGCACGCCATGGTATTGCAGCTTGAAGATATGGCGGCCAGACCGGAGACGGTTCCCAAACGGCTGGATACGTTCAAAATTAACGTAGGTGGTCTCGGCACATGGATTCTATCGGTACGTGAACAGCCAATTACGTTGGATTACCTTGTCGTATCTCCGCCGGGTGAATCGTTGCCCAAAGCGGAAGCGAGCACCGTCCAGCAGGTGAAGCACGAACTGGGCGCATATGTTGCCTCGTATACCGAAGATTACGACAGCATTGGTAACGTAGAACAAAAGAAGGATGCCATCACTGTATGGATCACGACCGGACGAGATCAGGCCCAAGTACTGAAAGGCATGATCGACGATTCGTTTACCCCGGATACGGATGTATCTGTGCAGTTACGTCTCGTTCCTCCGAATATTTTGCTGCCCGCAACACTCTCGGGAGAAGGACCGGATGTTGCCATGCAGATGGGCGAAGACATTCCGGTGAACTATGCGATGAGGAATGCAACAGCGGATCTGAGCCAGTTCCCCGATTTCGAGGAAATTTCGGGCAGGTTCCGTGAAAGCGGATTGACGCCTTACCGCTACAACGACGGGGTATATGCCCTTCCGGAGCAACAGCATTTTCCAATGCTCTTTTACCGCAAAGATATTCTGAATGAACTGGGCCTCGAACCGCCGAAAACGTGGCAAGACGTATATAACGCCATCGCCGTGCTGCAGAAGCATAACATGGAGTTTTATCTGCCGATAGAGGATACGTTGAACAATGCCAACCTGGTTCCGAATTCAACCTTTGCGATGTTGTTATATCAGAATGACGGAACGTTCTACACCGAAGACCAGAAGAAAAGTGCACTGAATTCGGAGATTTCAATGGACGCGTTCAAACGTTGGACGCAATTTTATACCAATTACAAGTTTCCGCTCAAAGCCGATTTTCCGAACCGGTTCCGTACAGGGGAAATGCCGATCGGGATTGCTGATTACACCACGTATAACATGCTGACGGTTATGGCTCCGGAAATCCGCAATCTCTGGGACTTTACGATTGTTCCGGGTACACAGCTTCCGGATGGATCCATACGGCATGAAGTGGCCAGCGCTACGAGCGCGGTGATGATGCTCGAAAATGCCGACAACAAGGAAGCGGCGTGGAAGTTCATGAAGTGGTGGACTGATGAGCAGACCCAGATTGAATACGGGAGAGAAATGGAAGGTCTTATGGGAGCGGCTGCCCGTTACCCGACGGCCAATATCGAGGCCTTAAAGCAATTGCCTTGGCCTGTGAAGGATTATCAAAATCTCGAGAAACAATGGGAATGGGTACAGGGAATCCCGCAGCTTCCTGGAGGTTACTTCACGGGACGACATCTGGACAACGCCTTCCGTAAGGTGGTCAATGCAAATGAAAATCCGCGTGAAGCCTTATCGGATTATGTGTTGTACATTGATGATGAAATAGAGTTGAAACGCAAGGAATTTAATCTGAAATAG
- a CDS encoding carbohydrate ABC transporter permease encodes MQAKTTKTAAAPAVHTRQVGWWSLLKRDLYLSRHYYVLMAPFMLIFFMFTVIPVGISLGLSFFHFNMLELPRFVGWQNYSRLFLNDDVFLIALKNTLLFAVITGPLSYIACFLFAWIINELSPKIRAVMTLVFYAPSISGNVFFIWLIIFSGDSYGYMNGFLMRLGVVLEPIQWLADEKYVLAIVIIVQLWLSLGTSFLAFIAGLQTIDRSLVEAGTVDGIKNRWQELWYITLPSMRPQLMFGAVMQITASFAVAEISIALAGFPSVNYAAHTVVTHLMDFGTIRFEMGYASAIATVLFALMLGTNVFTQKMLRKIGE; translated from the coding sequence TTGCAAGCTAAAACTACCAAGACAGCCGCCGCTCCTGCCGTCCATACCCGCCAGGTCGGCTGGTGGTCCCTATTGAAGCGGGATCTGTATCTCAGCAGGCATTATTACGTATTGATGGCACCGTTTATGCTGATTTTTTTCATGTTTACTGTCATTCCGGTCGGCATTTCACTCGGGCTCAGCTTTTTTCACTTCAATATGCTGGAGCTGCCGCGATTTGTCGGCTGGCAGAACTATTCCCGGCTTTTCCTGAACGATGACGTATTTCTGATCGCGCTCAAAAACACGCTGCTTTTTGCCGTAATTACAGGCCCTCTCAGTTATATAGCCTGCTTTTTGTTTGCGTGGATCATCAATGAGCTGTCTCCTAAAATTCGGGCGGTCATGACGCTGGTTTTCTATGCCCCATCCATATCGGGCAACGTCTTTTTCATCTGGCTGATCATCTTCTCGGGTGACAGCTACGGGTATATGAACGGATTCCTGATGCGCCTTGGCGTCGTACTGGAACCGATCCAATGGCTCGCAGACGAGAAGTATGTACTGGCAATCGTCATTATTGTACAACTTTGGCTGAGCCTGGGAACCAGTTTCCTGGCCTTTATTGCAGGACTGCAAACCATTGATCGTTCTCTGGTTGAAGCAGGAACCGTAGACGGGATCAAAAATCGCTGGCAGGAGCTCTGGTACATCACCTTGCCTTCGATGAGACCGCAGCTGATGTTTGGTGCGGTAATGCAGATTACCGCTTCCTTCGCCGTAGCTGAGATCTCCATCGCACTGGCAGGTTTCCCGAGCGTAAACTATGCGGCACACACAGTTGTCACACATCTGATGGACTTCGGAACCATTCGTTTCGAGATGGGCTATGCCTCGGCCATCGCAACGGTTCTGTTTGCCCTGATGCTGGGTACAAACGTTTTCACGCAAAAAATGCTTAGAAAGATAGGTGAATGA
- a CDS encoding carbohydrate ABC transporter permease — protein sequence MTSKVRAVFGMPKRLNRSFTVSLMLFALLGVFGSFMVLPLIYAVNNAFKPLDELFIFPPRFWVNNPTTENFADLINLMGNSWVPLSRYIANTLLITILGTAGHILLASAAAYPLAKYRFPGSKVLFTIVILSLMFSPHVTAIPNYMVMSWLGWINTHASIIVPSLAFSLGLFLMKQFMEQIPDALLEAAKIDGANEYRIFWSIVMPNVKPAWLTLMILQFPALWGTDGGSFIYSENLKTLHYALSQIVQGGIARAGVGAAVALLLMIVPITLFIISQSSVMQTMATSGMKE from the coding sequence ATGACCAGCAAAGTACGTGCCGTGTTTGGCATGCCAAAAAGGCTTAATCGGTCATTTACCGTCAGCCTGATGTTATTTGCATTGCTGGGCGTGTTCGGCTCCTTTATGGTGCTTCCGCTCATCTATGCTGTCAACAATGCATTCAAGCCGCTGGATGAGCTGTTTATTTTCCCGCCGCGCTTCTGGGTGAACAATCCGACAACGGAGAATTTTGCCGATCTGATCAACCTCATGGGCAATTCGTGGGTGCCGTTATCCCGCTATATTGCCAACACATTGCTCATTACGATACTTGGCACAGCCGGGCATATCCTGCTTGCATCTGCAGCGGCTTATCCGCTGGCGAAGTATCGTTTTCCGGGTTCCAAAGTGTTGTTCACCATTGTCATTCTGTCCCTGATGTTCTCGCCGCATGTTACGGCGATTCCGAACTACATGGTCATGTCCTGGCTTGGCTGGATTAACACTCATGCGTCCATTATTGTGCCATCACTTGCGTTCTCGCTGGGGCTTTTCCTGATGAAACAGTTCATGGAGCAGATTCCCGATGCTTTGCTGGAGGCAGCCAAAATCGATGGAGCCAATGAATACCGGATATTCTGGAGCATCGTGATGCCCAATGTGAAGCCGGCATGGCTCACGCTCATGATCCTGCAGTTTCCAGCGTTATGGGGAACGGATGGCGGGAGTTTCATCTACAGTGAAAATCTCAAAACGCTGCATTATGCGCTCAGTCAGATTGTGCAGGGAGGGATTGCAAGGGCCGGTGTAGGTGCGGCTGTTGCCTTGCTGCTGATGATTGTACCGATCACTCTGTTTATCATCTCTCAGAGCAGTGTTATGCAGACGATGGCCACTTCGGGCATGAAAGAATAG